In Natrinema sp. SYSU A 869, the following proteins share a genomic window:
- a CDS encoding ImmA/IrrE family metallo-endopeptidase, with amino-acid sequence MAVTTEQAASFTDTETRSDEMNSTIETWVDDLVDLVDDAAASEEFKAWLDVQSHFHDYSYRNTLLIKQQCPHATQVAGYNTWANEFDRHVQEGESAIWIWAPIITKQCPECGNSPSYHENSDCEYDETPPEKWSKGLVGFKPTAVFDVSQTDGEALPDLETEAYGDASNLVPALLESAEQLDVDAQIVPADEWNYGEAKGVCKQRCPMTMRPRVEVKDRDNQADLAGTLIHEYAHAILHFDVDDRDERTKRELEAEAVAYVVGRYFELDMSGSAFYLAAWNGDNPEAITDRLGRISNTAQELIDTLERLC; translated from the coding sequence ATGGCAGTGACTACAGAGCAAGCAGCCTCGTTCACCGACACCGAGACGCGCAGCGACGAGATGAACAGTACGATCGAAACGTGGGTTGACGACCTCGTGGACCTCGTCGACGACGCTGCGGCCAGCGAAGAGTTCAAAGCCTGGCTCGACGTACAGAGCCACTTCCACGACTACTCGTACCGAAATACGCTCCTGATCAAACAGCAGTGTCCCCACGCAACCCAGGTTGCAGGGTACAACACGTGGGCAAACGAGTTCGACCGGCACGTCCAGGAAGGTGAGAGTGCGATCTGGATCTGGGCACCGATCATCACGAAACAGTGTCCCGAATGCGGAAACTCCCCGTCGTACCACGAAAATAGTGATTGTGAGTACGACGAGACGCCGCCCGAGAAGTGGTCGAAAGGGCTTGTCGGGTTCAAACCCACCGCTGTCTTCGATGTCTCGCAGACCGACGGAGAGGCACTTCCTGATCTCGAAACCGAAGCATATGGTGATGCCAGTAATCTGGTGCCGGCCCTCCTCGAGAGCGCCGAGCAGTTGGACGTCGATGCACAGATTGTGCCGGCCGACGAGTGGAACTACGGGGAAGCGAAGGGAGTCTGCAAGCAACGCTGTCCGATGACCATGCGCCCGCGAGTCGAAGTGAAAGATCGAGACAACCAAGCGGATCTCGCTGGGACACTCATCCACGAGTACGCTCACGCGATCCTCCACTTCGACGTTGACGATCGCGACGAACGGACGAAACGCGAGCTGGAAGCCGAAGCCGTTGCGTACGTCGTGGGGCGCTACTTCGAGCTGGATATGAGTGGATCAGCGTTCTACCTTGCAGCGTGGAACGGTGACAATCCCGAGGCGATCACTGACCGGCTTGGCCGGATTAGCAACACGGCCCAAGAGCTAATCGACACTCTCGAACGGCTCTGTTGA
- a CDS encoding IS630 family transposase (programmed frameshift) has translation MDHLDEISVEELQDALNVEGKKPTQRLLAAIAYKNSVTQTELAEWYDVQRRTIYSWLKRLDTDESLEQAVTDDHRSGRKRKLSEKEQQEFEEAVHDSPEEVGVNAPAWTPALVQQYLDETYDVDYSIPSCRRLLKEARLSYQKPRRTAAEAEADEQETFHEELKKKRREMDATVVCIDQTKKSVQVEPRAAWFPRGTRPAVELSGQRDWTCLLGAITEDGDRFFSRFEEYVTAEHAKHFILALCKEFEDNLIVVLDGAPYFQASAVTDLAARDDLAFVTLPAYSPELNPVEECWRQLQSALSNRFFDSLSELTTAIDTALDQLSIPKMSSYF, from the exons GTGGATCATCTCGACGAAATCTCTGTCGAGGAATTGCAAGATGCTCTCAACGTGGAGGGAAAGAAGCCGACACAACGGCTCTTAGCGGCAATAGCGTACAAAAACAGCGTTACACAGACTGAACTAGCCGAGTGGTACGACGTTCAGCGACGCACGATCTATAGCTGGCTCAAGCGACTCGACACCGACGAGTCGCTTGAGCAGGCTGTAACTGACGATCATCGATCTGGGAGAAAGCGAAAGCTCTCAGAAAAAGAGCAACAAGAATTCGAAGAAGCTGTCCACGACTCACCCGAAGAAGTTGGGGTTAACGCGCCGGCGTGGACGCCGGCGCTCGTCCAGCAGTATCTCGACGAGACCTACGATGTTGATTACTCAATCCCGAGTTGCCGGCGGTTGCTCAAAGAAGCGAGATTGAGCTATCAAAAACCACGCCGTACAGCCGCTGAAGCTGAGGCTGACGAACAAGAGACGTTCCACGAAGAACTCAA AAAAAAGCGGCGGGAGATGGACGCCACAGTAGTCTGTATCGATCAAACCAAGAAATCCGTGCAAGTTGAGCCGCGTGCCGCGTGGTTTCCGCGCGGCACGCGGCCGGCCGTCGAATTGTCCGGGCAACGCGACTGGACATGTCTCTTGGGCGCGATCACCGAGGACGGTGATCGTTTTTTCTCTCGGTTCGAAGAGTACGTGACCGCCGAACATGCGAAACATTTCATTCTCGCATTATGCAAAGAGTTCGAAGATAACTTGATCGTCGTGTTGGATGGAGCGCCGTATTTCCAGGCGTCGGCCGTCACGGACCTGGCGGCCCGTGACGACCTCGCCTTCGTCACGTTACCAGCGTATTCACCGGAACTTAATCCAGTCGAAGAGTGCTGGAGACAGCTGCAATCAGCTCTTAGCAACCGATTCTTCGACTCACTTTCTGAGCTAACAACAGCGATCGATACCGCTCTTGATCAACTCTCTATTCCTAAAATGAGCAGTTATTTCTAA
- a CDS encoding transposase, with the protein MKHPLTAFVTRANYPESDAFPVLAGDVEIHEDLDSVISVFDKGYVHYRWFADMKSEDMDIVTPSQRNAKHEVVDLLHDFEHVQPDGEEVRVTDEYIELGTVGREYRKVSIMHEDDDDEIYLTTLSPDKFDTLEIALIYGVRWLIKIMFRELKQYTNIQKLHNTTLNGVLFELYCTFLAYILSHYYRRQYPVRGGMPRTFRVIRNYWNRPLGEYG; encoded by the coding sequence ATGAAACACCCGCTCACCGCGTTCGTCACCCGAGCGAACTATCCCGAGTCGGACGCGTTTCCTGTCCTCGCCGGTGACGTCGAGATCCACGAGGACCTCGACTCAGTGATCTCCGTCTTCGACAAAGGCTACGTCCACTATAGATGGTTCGCTGACATGAAGAGCGAAGACATGGACATTGTCACGCCCTCCCAAAGAAATGCGAAACACGAAGTCGTGGATTTGCTCCACGACTTCGAACACGTTCAACCAGATGGCGAGGAAGTACGAGTTACTGACGAATATATCGAACTGGGAACCGTGGGACGGGAGTATCGGAAAGTCAGCATTATGCACGAGGATGATGACGATGAGATCTACCTCACGACCTTGTCTCCCGATAAATTCGATACCTTAGAGATCGCGCTGATCTACGGAGTACGGTGGCTGATCAAGATCATGTTTCGCGAACTGAAACAGTACACGAACATCCAGAAACTCCACAATACGACACTGAACGGCGTCCTCTTCGAGTTGTATTGCACGTTTCTCGCGTACATCCTCTCCCACTACTATCGACGACAGTATCCAGTCCGCGGCGGAATGCCGCGGACGTTCCGAGTGATCCGCAACTATTGGAACCGACCACTCGGTGAGTACGGGTAG
- a CDS encoding orc1/cdc6 family replication initiation protein: MTNRDLNDASDDDIFATGDIFARRELLRVGHVPDRDRIVGRDTELQNVGQALGPAIDGGPPSNIVIYGKTGTGKSLVARHVTQRARERATMNDIQFSHAYVDCSDANTETRVAREVTTQLANEASATLDIPDKGIGANEYYRYLWDLLETRDICIILLDEIDILRDDDILMQLSRAEETGKTDCYLGVISISNKIEFRDRLSERIDSSLQDEDIIFQPYDADQLRTILENRRDAFKSGVLQDGVIPKVAALAAREHGDARKAINILQKAGELAERENDDHVTETHVERGQRKAEVQRFQELVSGSTPHVKYLLRALAKLTENRRGDAFSTHEIYQVYQSIADAEGSDPLSQDRVYRLLKEQSFLGVTESRHTGGGHSEGSYLEHRLMRGSDVVLAALSD, translated from the coding sequence ATGACGAACCGTGACCTCAATGACGCTTCTGACGATGATATCTTCGCAACGGGCGACATCTTTGCCCGACGGGAGCTCCTCCGTGTTGGCCATGTTCCGGACCGGGATCGAATCGTCGGCCGAGATACTGAATTGCAAAACGTAGGACAAGCACTGGGTCCAGCAATAGATGGCGGACCACCGTCAAACATCGTTATCTATGGCAAAACAGGTACCGGCAAATCACTTGTTGCACGTCATGTGACACAACGTGCTCGAGAACGAGCGACCATGAATGATATTCAATTCAGTCACGCATACGTCGATTGTTCAGATGCGAATACCGAAACTCGTGTCGCTCGGGAAGTAACGACACAACTTGCTAATGAAGCCTCAGCTACACTGGATATCCCTGACAAGGGTATTGGTGCCAATGAATACTATCGATATCTCTGGGATCTTCTTGAAACGCGTGATATTTGTATTATTTTACTTGACGAGATCGATATCCTTCGAGACGATGATATCCTGATGCAACTCTCACGAGCAGAGGAAACTGGGAAAACAGATTGCTATCTCGGCGTCATCTCTATCAGCAACAAAATCGAGTTTCGAGACCGTCTCAGTGAGCGTATTGACTCCAGTCTCCAAGATGAGGACATCATCTTCCAACCGTATGATGCTGACCAATTACGAACTATACTCGAGAATCGCCGAGATGCATTTAAATCTGGTGTCCTTCAAGATGGTGTCATCCCCAAAGTCGCCGCACTTGCAGCTCGAGAGCACGGTGACGCACGCAAAGCGATCAATATTCTCCAGAAGGCAGGTGAACTAGCTGAGCGCGAGAACGATGATCACGTGACTGAAACACATGTCGAGCGCGGCCAGCGGAAAGCTGAAGTGCAGCGGTTCCAGGAACTCGTCTCGGGCTCGACCCCTCATGTCAAATACCTCCTTCGGGCATTAGCAAAACTCACTGAGAATCGTAGGGGCGATGCCTTCTCGACACACGAGATCTATCAAGTCTATCAGAGTATTGCAGACGCTGAGGGCAGTGACCCACTCAGTCAAGACCGTGTCTACCGGCTTCTGAAAGAACAATCATTTCTTGGGGTTACTGAGTCTCGGCATACTGGCGGTGGACACAGTGAAGGGAGTTACCTAGAACACCGACTTATGCGCGGATCTGACGTCGTCTTAGCGGCACTTTCGGATTGA
- a CDS encoding HalOD1 output domain-containing protein — MENLIQSSQTQLVTKIVKRVSEMEETDPLDLPPLYNSIDPEALNQLADSNIRFEYTGYNIEIENGTIAIDQ; from the coding sequence ATGGAAAATCTCATCCAGAGTTCACAAACTCAATTAGTTACCAAGATTGTGAAGAGAGTGTCTGAAATGGAAGAAACCGATCCTCTGGACTTGCCTCCTCTCTACAACAGTATCGACCCTGAGGCGCTTAATCAACTCGCTGACTCAAATATCCGATTTGAATACACAGGATATAATATAGAAATTGAGAACGGAACAATCGCTATCGATCAATAA